The following proteins come from a genomic window of Nostoc sp. ATCC 53789:
- a CDS encoding ATP-binding protein — protein sequence MSIEELNQELTRLRQCLQQLTIDNAELSQAVLEYTTQLQQHKSEQQAALDERQRIEEELQTAQQFLYSVIQTMPVAVFVKDAADLRIVLCNQAAEKLAGVSADEILGKNDYDLFPKEEADFFTQRDHEALNSKTLLEIPEERIRKKSGETRILQIKKAPILDSQGQPKYLLVVRDDITEDKQAEAQLKQQAIELEQTLKELQSTQAQLIQSEKMSSLGQLVAGVAHEINNPVNFISGNLTYANQYIQQLLNLLHLYRINYPNPALEIQTTIQEMELDFLVEDLLKLLSSMEVGAERIQQIVLSLRTFSRLDEAELKAVDIHQGIDSTLSILEHRLKTRANHVQIQVLKDYDNLPLVECYAGQLNQVFMNILSNAIDALEEPLIQGKLSHNQPQIRICTQQLNPQKIVIRIIDNGPGIPEQVRQKLFDPFFTTKDVGKGTGLGLSISYQIITERHGGSLECVSSLEGGAELIITIPVAQLKQ from the coding sequence ATGTCTATTGAAGAGTTAAATCAAGAGTTAACCAGATTACGTCAATGCCTTCAGCAACTAACAATAGATAATGCTGAACTAAGTCAGGCAGTTCTAGAATATACTACTCAATTACAGCAACATAAGAGCGAACAGCAAGCTGCACTAGATGAGCGCCAACGGATAGAAGAAGAACTGCAAACTGCTCAACAGTTTCTGTATTCTGTGATTCAAACCATGCCTGTAGCAGTTTTTGTCAAAGATGCGGCTGATCTGCGAATTGTCTTATGTAATCAAGCCGCAGAAAAGTTAGCTGGTGTCAGTGCTGATGAAATTTTAGGCAAGAACGACTACGATCTATTTCCTAAAGAAGAGGCCGATTTTTTTACCCAGCGAGATCACGAAGCACTTAATAGCAAAACATTATTAGAGATTCCTGAAGAAAGAATTCGGAAAAAAAGCGGCGAAACCCGTATTTTACAGATTAAAAAAGCTCCGATTCTTGATTCTCAAGGTCAGCCCAAATATTTACTAGTGGTTCGAGACGACATTACAGAAGATAAACAAGCAGAAGCTCAACTCAAACAGCAAGCAATAGAACTAGAGCAAACTCTCAAAGAATTACAAAGTACTCAAGCTCAACTTATTCAAAGTGAGAAAATGTCGTCTCTGGGTCAATTAGTTGCTGGAGTTGCCCATGAAATCAATAATCCAGTAAATTTTATCTCTGGCAATTTAACTTACGCTAACCAATATATCCAACAACTACTGAATCTACTTCATCTTTACCGCATAAACTATCCCAATCCTGCTCTTGAAATTCAAACGACAATTCAGGAGATGGAATTAGATTTTTTAGTCGAAGATTTGCTAAAATTACTCTCTTCAATGGAAGTCGGTGCTGAACGCATACAGCAAATTGTGCTTTCTCTTCGTACCTTTTCGCGGCTAGATGAAGCCGAGTTAAAAGCAGTGGATATTCATCAGGGTATTGACAGTACACTGAGTATTTTGGAGCATCGTTTGAAAACTAGAGCCAATCATGTCCAAATTCAGGTTCTTAAAGATTATGACAATTTACCTTTAGTTGAGTGCTATGCTGGTCAGCTAAATCAAGTATTTATGAATATTTTGTCCAATGCAATCGATGCTTTAGAAGAGCCATTAATTCAAGGTAAACTCTCGCATAACCAGCCACAAATTCGCATTTGTACTCAACAACTGAATCCTCAAAAAATAGTTATTCGGATCATCGATAATGGCCCTGGTATTCCCGAACAAGTTAGACAAAAGTTATTTGATCCTTTTTTTACTACCAAAGATGTGGGGAAAGGTACTGGTTTAGGTTTATCAATTAGCTATCAGATTATTACCGAGCGGCATGGTGGTTCGTTAGAGTGTGTTTCTTCTCTTGAAGGGGGAGCAGAACTTATTATTACAATTCCAGTTGCACAACTCAAACAGTAA